In Mycoplasmopsis maculosa, one genomic interval encodes:
- a CDS encoding ribonuclease J yields MNDINIFALGGLDENGKNCYIFEWNSKIYVVNSGTKIPINSNNGIDTLIPNFSYLEKHKDRIEGIFITDVKNESFSALPWLLMKIPNLKIYTSSLNKILILDRLSKYKISNASNRIIVLDKTIKVGEIFVKPLDLAGSMPGHIGLDFITPDGDVVFMFNFVEGNLGVYGNLNFEQLGKNNFSKRKILALIVDSGRANYNGKAIDKIQLPQSIKEAFLAAKSDSRIIVGAYDEEMYALSQILELAIQTDRPIITYGKTYGQVLNIIKKAKPDLPMPKILDYKYSNKIKNAVILVTGATERLHARFLRITDNKDVYLKLSKTDTVLMIAPAINGLESLEAVALDEIARITPKIIDITATEFYRHRPAREDLIKLVNILKPTFIIPVQGLYRYLNEATRYISSECQVNPKNILLMQNGQVAHIKGNKLVSTKGKIKEVGDIIIDGFGVGDISSEVINEREVLGREGVILIAARYSPKTKLITGKIQINYVGVIDKEEKKQANELIKSLILNLIETDKFEGIKDLQNKIRQIVRKKIFKTYNKEPIVAVNFTQVQ; encoded by the coding sequence ATGAACGATATTAATATATTTGCTCTTGGCGGTTTAGACGAAAATGGTAAAAACTGTTACATTTTTGAATGAAACTCAAAAATATATGTTGTAAATTCAGGGACTAAGATTCCAATTAATTCTAATAATGGTATTGATACACTTATTCCAAATTTTTCATATTTAGAAAAGCATAAAGATAGGATAGAAGGTATTTTTATAACTGATGTTAAAAATGAATCTTTTAGTGCATTACCTTGATTATTAATGAAAATACCTAATTTAAAAATTTACACTTCAAGTTTGAATAAAATATTAATTTTGGATAGATTAAGCAAATATAAAATTTCTAATGCAAGCAATAGAATTATTGTTTTAGATAAAACTATTAAAGTTGGCGAAATATTTGTTAAACCACTTGATTTAGCAGGATCAATGCCTGGACACATAGGATTAGATTTTATAACTCCTGATGGCGATGTTGTATTTATGTTTAACTTTGTAGAAGGCAATTTAGGTGTTTATGGTAATTTAAATTTTGAACAATTAGGCAAAAATAATTTTTCAAAAAGAAAAATTTTAGCTTTAATTGTTGATTCAGGGCGTGCAAATTATAACGGGAAAGCAATTGATAAAATACAACTACCTCAAAGTATAAAAGAAGCTTTTCTTGCAGCTAAATCGGATTCTAGAATAATTGTCGGTGCTTATGATGAAGAAATGTATGCGTTAAGCCAAATTTTAGAGTTAGCTATTCAAACCGATAGACCAATAATTACATATGGTAAAACTTACGGACAAGTTTTAAATATAATTAAAAAAGCTAAACCAGATTTACCAATGCCTAAGATTTTGGATTATAAGTATTCAAATAAAATAAAAAATGCAGTTATTTTAGTAACAGGAGCTACTGAAAGATTACATGCTAGATTTTTAAGAATAACAGATAATAAAGATGTTTATTTAAAATTATCTAAAACTGATACAGTTTTAATGATAGCTCCAGCTATTAATGGGCTAGAAAGTTTAGAAGCTGTAGCGCTTGATGAAATAGCAAGAATAACTCCAAAAATTATAGATATAACTGCAACAGAGTTTTATCGTCATAGACCTGCAAGAGAAGATCTTATTAAATTAGTTAATATTTTAAAACCAACTTTTATAATACCAGTTCAAGGGCTTTATAGATATTTAAATGAAGCTACAAGATATATAAGTAGTGAATGTCAAGTAAATCCCAAAAATATATTATTAATGCAAAATGGTCAAGTAGCTCATATTAAAGGTAATAAGTTAGTTTCTACAAAGGGTAAAATAAAAGAAGTCGGAGATATTATTATTGATGGTTTTGGTGTAGGTGATATAAGTTCTGAGGTTATAAATGAAAGAGAGGTTTTAGGAAGAGAAGGTGTTATACTAATAGCAGCTAGATATAGCCCTAAAACCAAACTTATTACTGGTAAAATTCAAATAAATTATGTTGGCGTAATTGATAAAGAAGAAAAAAAACAAGCAAATGAGCTTATTAAATCATTAATTTTAAATTTAATCGAAACAGATAAGTTTGAAGGTATAAAAGATTTACAAAATAAAATAAGACAAATTGTAAGAAAGAAAATTTTTAAAACCTATAATAAAGAACCTATTGTAGCAGTTAATTTTACTCAAGTACAATAA
- the tmk gene encoding dTMP kinase: protein MFITFEGPDGSGKTTLISELIQRLIKAKPSLKYILTREPGGRDIKEAENIRKIILDKESHLSPISEALLYTASRRIHIERVIWPALKENKLILCDRYVDSFYAYQGVARNLGLDFTKKLTELVIENTLPDLTIFLFITAEQSSHRRNISRIVTDRLDAESNEFHKRVINGYEELIKNDPERFIVADGWQSIEDLTNDVYEKLMKNEKFKKWFDNI, encoded by the coding sequence ATGTTTATAACTTTTGAAGGACCAGATGGAAGTGGAAAAACAACATTAATAAGTGAATTAATCCAGAGATTAATAAAAGCTAAACCATCATTAAAATATATCTTAACAAGAGAACCAGGTGGAAGAGATATAAAAGAAGCTGAAAATATAAGAAAAATTATTTTAGACAAGGAAAGTCATTTATCACCAATTTCAGAAGCACTTTTATATACAGCAAGTAGAAGAATCCACATTGAAAGAGTTATTTGGCCAGCTTTAAAAGAAAATAAATTGATATTGTGCGATAGATATGTAGATAGTTTTTATGCTTATCAAGGCGTAGCAAGAAATTTAGGTTTAGACTTTACTAAAAAGCTAACAGAATTAGTAATAGAAAACACATTGCCTGATTTAACTATATTTTTATTTATTACAGCTGAACAAAGTAGTCATCGTAGAAATATAAGCAGAATTGTTACAGATCGTTTGGATGCAGAATCTAACGAGTTTCATAAAAGAGTTATAAACGGCTATGAAGAACTAATAAAAAACGATCCTGAACGTTTTATTGTAGCTGATGGGTGACAAAGCATAGAAGATTTAACTAATGATGTTTATGAAAAATTGATGAAAAATGAAAAATTTAAAAAGTGATTTGATAATATATAA
- the rsmI gene encoding 16S rRNA (cytidine(1402)-2'-O)-methyltransferase: MAKIFLVGTPIGNLKDITFRAIETLKNVDLIACEDTRVTSKLLDYYNIKKRLITYNKINEKASAEGILELIVKDNLNIALVSDAGMPLVSDPGFELIKKARENNIEVELIPGVSASISAFALSGFSNTFIFHGFPEEKSGRRKKQIENLDKNYAHIFYVSPHKFDLFINDIKEVWFDKANLFLARELTKMHESTYFGTPEEIIKSLDNTSRKGEYTIVVKIAQEKNVKINKYKK, translated from the coding sequence ATGGCTAAAATATTTTTAGTAGGAACACCAATTGGAAATTTAAAAGATATAACTTTTAGAGCTATCGAGACATTGAAAAATGTAGATTTAATAGCTTGTGAAGATACAAGAGTTACTTCTAAATTATTAGATTATTACAATATAAAAAAAAGATTGATAACATATAATAAAATCAATGAAAAAGCCTCTGCAGAAGGAATTTTAGAATTAATTGTAAAAGATAATTTAAATATAGCATTAGTTAGTGATGCAGGAATGCCACTTGTAAGCGATCCAGGATTTGAATTAATAAAAAAAGCAAGAGAAAATAATATTGAAGTTGAATTAATCCCAGGTGTTAGTGCTTCGATTAGTGCATTTGCTTTAAGTGGTTTTTCTAATACATTTATTTTTCATGGTTTTCCAGAAGAAAAAAGCGGCAGAAGAAAAAAGCAAATTGAAAACCTAGACAAAAATTATGCCCACATTTTTTATGTTTCACCACATAAATTCGACCTTTTTATAAATGATATTAAAGAAGTTTGATTTGATAAAGCAAATCTATTTTTAGCAAGAGAATTAACAAAAATGCATGAATCAACATATTTCGGAACACCAGAAGAAATTATTAAATCATTAGATAATACCTCAAGAAAAGGCGAATACACAATTGTTGTAAAAATTGCTCAAGAAAAAAACGTTAAAATTAATAAATATAAAAAATAA
- the gpmI gene encoding 2,3-bisphosphoglycerate-independent phosphoglycerate mutase gives MKKAILIVIDGLGLRSEEQGNGFKLANTPTFDKLFKEYPNSIIQASGEYVGLPEGQMGNSEVGHLNIGAGTVVYTGLSLIKKALSDGTFKKNKVLLEVFNDVLKRNSTLHLMGLLSPGGVHSLEDHLFEILDMAYEYGLKKVSVHPFGDGRDVAPKSILDSLKKLVEKTNKYGYQIASIGGRFYGMDRDKMFDRVEKHYDAIIGKTDNIYNDVIEYVEEQYSKDITDEFFVPAKLNNANSVKDNDSIIFFNFRPDRARQLTHLFIGSKLYEEKAKNEVVISKFASLMKYEGIDTMIAFDEMQINMPIGKVLELAGKSQLRLAETQKYAHVTYFMDGGNDIEFKNSKRIMVPSLKVESYADAPKMSAKEITDELLKETLNYDVTIMNYANPDMVGHTGNLKSTIEAVEFLDQQIKRVIEFANKNEITVFITADHGNAEITEDLNGKPATKHTSSPVMLICSDKNVKLKDGKLANIAPTVLDYIGVNKPSEMDAESLLVK, from the coding sequence ATGAAAAAAGCAATTTTAATAGTAATTGATGGTCTTGGCTTAAGAAGCGAAGAACAAGGAAATGGTTTTAAATTAGCTAATACGCCTACTTTTGATAAATTATTTAAAGAGTATCCAAATTCAATAATACAAGCTAGCGGAGAATATGTAGGCTTGCCAGAAGGACAAATGGGTAACAGTGAAGTTGGCCACTTAAATATAGGTGCTGGAACAGTTGTATATACAGGTTTAAGTTTAATAAAAAAAGCTTTAAGTGACGGTACTTTCAAGAAAAATAAAGTTTTACTTGAAGTTTTTAACGATGTTTTAAAAAGAAACTCTACATTACACTTAATGGGATTATTAAGTCCTGGTGGCGTGCATTCTTTAGAAGATCATTTATTTGAAATTTTAGATATGGCTTATGAATATGGGCTTAAAAAAGTTTCAGTTCACCCTTTTGGAGATGGCCGCGATGTAGCACCAAAATCAATATTAGATTCATTGAAAAAATTAGTTGAAAAAACAAACAAATATGGCTATCAAATAGCCTCTATCGGCGGGAGATTCTATGGAATGGATAGAGACAAAATGTTCGATAGAGTTGAAAAACATTATGATGCAATAATAGGAAAAACTGACAATATATATAATGATGTTATTGAATATGTAGAAGAACAATATTCAAAAGATATTACTGATGAATTTTTTGTCCCTGCAAAATTAAATAACGCAAATTCTGTTAAGGATAATGATTCAATTATTTTCTTTAATTTCCGCCCAGATAGAGCAAGACAACTAACTCATTTGTTTATTGGTTCAAAACTTTATGAAGAAAAAGCAAAAAATGAAGTTGTTATTTCTAAATTTGCTTCATTAATGAAATATGAAGGAATTGACACAATGATTGCTTTTGACGAAATGCAAATTAATATGCCAATTGGTAAGGTTTTAGAATTAGCGGGAAAAAGTCAATTAAGATTAGCTGAAACTCAAAAATATGCTCATGTTACATATTTTATGGATGGTGGTAATGATATTGAATTCAAAAATTCAAAAAGAATTATGGTTCCTTCTTTAAAAGTAGAAAGTTATGCAGATGCTCCAAAAATGTCTGCTAAAGAAATTACAGATGAATTATTAAAAGAAACATTAAATTATGATGTAACAATTATGAATTATGCTAATCCCGATATGGTAGGTCATACCGGTAACTTAAAATCTACAATAGAAGCTGTTGAATTTTTAGATCAACAAATAAAAAGAGTAATAGAATTTGCAAATAAAAATGAAATAACCGTTTTCATTACAGCAGATCATGGAAATGCTGAAATTACTGAAGATTTAAATGGAAAACCTGCAACAAAACATACAAGTAGCCCCGTTATGTTAATTTGTTCAGATAAAAACGTTAAATTAAAAGATGGTAAATTAGCAAACATAGCTCCTACTGTTTTAGATTACATCGGAGTTAATAAACCTAGTGAAATGGATGCCGAGTCTTTATTAGTAAAATAG
- the dnaX gene encoding DNA polymerase III subunit gamma/tau: MSYKALYRKYRPKSFSDVKGQDHIVETLKNVVINHKISHGYLFCGPRGVGKTSLAKIFANIINCYHLEDVTKLCENCLNNLNSNLDIIEMDAASNNGVDSIRELKEKIEHLPTKGNYKVYIIDEVHMLSKGAFNALLKTLEEPPAHAIFILATTDPQKIPPTIISRLQRFNFRRISTNTIVNQLTEILEKENIKFDSKVLYYIARLATGGMRDALSITEQANAYGNGEIKLKDVIYAFGITSNQQLISLANNLFRNLTEESIKEFTLLKESGIDPKEFVISFIDLFKDYIIYQKTNDKAFLDLLIDEEIQELTINYDFAQKAIEFLYKLNKELFYTDNYFQLIEIYLIKISEINKDNKSIKNLNNNGNIENMNFKENKNNQDTFEKVIATTQELVVQVNQNENNIEAIEDDILTGVFDSIDNEVIIDTRELGIQSEILNTKTTIIPAFEEKYKKIDKFESNYSKEELIKALYICDIQSRSNFDAYLQILIGDNLLNEYSDLARAFSEVKIKAAGNNFLVLTSDNLPILNYLSNIENKENVQNLLKQYFKTTVRLILCEKNWFKEIALSIKKEREMNPNKPKPQFDQFTNIEIEKELSPSKQLFDKLNF, translated from the coding sequence ATGAGTTATAAAGCGCTTTATAGAAAATATAGACCAAAATCATTTTCTGATGTAAAAGGTCAAGATCACATTGTCGAAACATTGAAAAATGTAGTAATTAATCACAAAATAAGTCATGGATATTTATTTTGTGGACCAAGAGGAGTGGGAAAAACTTCTTTAGCTAAAATTTTTGCTAATATAATAAATTGCTATCATTTAGAAGATGTTACAAAATTATGCGAAAATTGTTTAAATAATTTGAATAGCAACTTAGATATCATCGAGATGGATGCAGCTTCTAATAATGGTGTTGATTCTATAAGAGAATTAAAAGAAAAAATTGAACATTTACCTACAAAAGGAAATTATAAAGTGTATATAATTGACGAGGTTCATATGCTTTCAAAAGGTGCTTTCAATGCTCTTTTAAAAACGCTTGAAGAACCGCCTGCTCATGCAATATTTATTTTGGCAACTACTGATCCACAAAAAATACCTCCAACAATAATTTCAAGATTACAAAGATTTAATTTTAGAAGAATATCAACTAATACTATAGTTAACCAGTTAACTGAAATATTAGAAAAGGAAAATATAAAATTTGATTCCAAAGTTTTATATTATATTGCTAGATTAGCTACAGGTGGAATGAGAGATGCTTTATCTATTACTGAACAAGCAAATGCATATGGTAATGGAGAAATAAAATTAAAAGATGTTATATATGCTTTTGGAATAACTTCAAATCAACAATTAATTAGCTTGGCCAATAATCTTTTTAGAAACTTAACAGAAGAATCTATAAAAGAGTTTACTTTATTAAAGGAATCTGGGATTGACCCAAAAGAATTTGTTATTAGTTTTATAGATTTATTTAAAGACTATATTATTTACCAAAAAACCAATGACAAAGCTTTTTTGGATTTATTGATAGATGAAGAAATACAAGAATTAACTATAAATTATGATTTTGCTCAGAAAGCAATCGAATTTTTATATAAATTAAATAAAGAGTTATTTTATACTGATAATTACTTTCAACTAATAGAAATTTATTTAATAAAAATTTCTGAAATAAATAAAGATAATAAATCAATAAAAAATTTAAATAATAATGGGAATATTGAAAATATGAATTTTAAAGAAAACAAAAACAATCAAGATACTTTTGAAAAGGTTATAGCAACAACTCAAGAACTAGTAGTTCAAGTAAACCAAAATGAAAATAACATAGAAGCAATTGAAGATGATATTTTAACTGGTGTATTTGATTCAATTGATAATGAAGTTATTATTGATACAAGAGAATTGGGCATTCAAAGTGAAATATTAAATACAAAAACAACTATAATACCTGCTTTTGAGGAAAAATATAAAAAAATAGATAAGTTTGAGTCTAATTACTCAAAAGAAGAATTAATAAAAGCTCTTTATATTTGCGATATTCAAAGTAGAAGTAATTTTGATGCCTATTTACAAATTTTAATAGGCGATAATCTATTAAATGAATATTCTGATTTGGCAAGAGCTTTTAGTGAGGTTAAAATAAAAGCTGCCGGTAATAATTTTTTAGTTTTAACATCTGATAATTTACCAATTTTAAATTACTTGAGTAATATTGAAAATAAAGAAAATGTTCAAAATTTGTTAAAACAATATTTTAAAACAACAGTACGTTTAATTTTATGCGAAAAGAATTGATTTAAAGAAATAGCTTTATCAATTAAAAAAGAACGGGAAATGAATCCAAATAAACCTAAACCTCAATTCGATCAATTTACAAATATTGAAATAGAAAAAGAATTAAGCCCAAGTAAACAATTATTTGATAAACTTAACTTTTAA
- a CDS encoding DUF402 domain-containing protein, which produces MIKKSNKNIFPLEGSIINVQAYKYNGDLYRQWNGCKVLRNTSKHYVLLLYKTKVSEKWEHNWVYRDYVIWFMPKTGMHNALILLKPKQNYIYVNIASNPLYEDNTIKFIDFDIDLKHYPHNNISIVDEEEFNENKINYKYPKKITTMVFNSVKKVLEKYEKSEYFFNPEVIDYYIDLAKKDKSLPAQFRKDLKIKIRKHKVK; this is translated from the coding sequence ATGATAAAAAAAAGTAATAAAAATATTTTTCCTCTTGAAGGTTCAATTATAAACGTACAAGCTTATAAATATAATGGTGATTTATATAGACAATGAAACGGATGCAAGGTATTAAGAAACACTTCAAAACACTATGTACTATTACTTTATAAAACTAAAGTTAGTGAGAAATGAGAACACAATTGAGTTTATAGAGATTATGTTATATGATTTATGCCTAAAACTGGCATGCATAATGCATTAATACTATTAAAGCCTAAACAGAATTATATTTATGTAAATATAGCTTCTAATCCTCTTTATGAAGATAATACTATAAAATTTATAGACTTTGATATAGATTTAAAACATTATCCTCACAATAATATTTCTATCGTTGATGAAGAAGAATTTAATGAAAATAAAATTAATTATAAATATCCTAAAAAAATAACAACAATGGTTTTTAATTCAGTAAAAAAAGTATTGGAAAAATATGAAAAAAGTGAATATTTTTTCAATCCAGAAGTTATTGATTATTACATAGATTTAGCAAAAAAAGATAAGTCATTACCCGCCCAGTTTAGAAAAGACTTAAAGATTAAAATAAGAAAACATAAAGTAAAATAA
- a CDS encoding toprim domain-containing protein, which yields MEESKIIQEFKEFITKIPSITKKQSEKITNYLLNTPKEFSEELINNIRKLKDKVSFCEKCNFIKEKEKCLNCAREDVWNILMIVDNIQNAKKIISLDFFKGYFYVMPYLLDLNNKGNDYNFPQLLEFIREYNPVETVVVLSPTIEGELTTTHLLKLFKNNNINASRAAIGMPLGSNIEYLDEFTLKQSIENRKNN from the coding sequence ATGGAAGAATCAAAAATTATTCAGGAATTTAAAGAGTTTATAACTAAAATTCCATCTATTACTAAAAAACAATCCGAAAAAATAACTAATTATTTATTGAATACTCCAAAGGAATTTTCTGAAGAATTAATAAATAATATAAGAAAATTAAAAGATAAAGTTTCTTTTTGTGAGAAATGCAATTTTATAAAAGAAAAAGAAAAATGTTTAAATTGTGCAAGAGAAGATGTTTGAAATATTTTGATGATTGTAGATAATATTCAAAATGCTAAAAAAATAATTTCATTAGATTTCTTTAAAGGATATTTTTATGTAATGCCTTATTTATTAGATTTAAATAATAAGGGCAACGATTATAATTTTCCTCAACTTTTGGAATTTATAAGAGAATATAATCCAGTCGAAACTGTAGTTGTCTTAAGTCCAACAATAGAAGGCGAATTAACTACTACTCACTTGCTTAAACTTTTTAAAAATAATAATATAAATGCATCCAGAGCAGCAATTGGAATGCCTCTTGGATCTAATATAGAATATCTTGATGAGTTTACATTAAAACAATCTATAGAGAATAGAAAAAATAACTAG
- a CDS encoding AAA family ATPase: MISKNSINLIDNTFQIDKLAHCYIISGSGKINLNEILIYIINKINYEKIDSLNIETLPGNILFFEKELSKEKIVSVLENSTLSSFSENQLKIIILKDVDLASNSTLNSLLKSIEEPSSNTIFILTTNYINKILPTIKSRSIILKIEKLNKIDLQKEFIEKGYSKESSWFFSNIFDDYFYSQDILEENSFDLINELINNFEKSFKNKNFLYAFLAKYSKKDSFKKLKILLLSLRFIITWKFNFFNETTFYFKGFKSKLLKANIDYFSFFKALDKYLSIENNNFNYFLQVENLFIELMESYG; the protein is encoded by the coding sequence ATGATAAGTAAAAATTCAATAAATTTAATCGATAATACCTTTCAAATAGATAAATTAGCGCATTGTTATATAATATCAGGATCTGGAAAAATTAATTTAAACGAGATATTAATTTATATAATAAATAAAATAAATTATGAAAAAATCGATAGTTTAAATATCGAAACTTTACCGGGAAACATATTATTTTTTGAAAAAGAACTTTCAAAAGAAAAAATAGTATCTGTTTTAGAAAATTCTACTCTTAGTTCTTTTTCTGAAAATCAATTAAAAATAATAATACTTAAAGATGTTGATCTAGCTTCTAATTCTACATTAAATTCACTTTTAAAAAGCATTGAAGAACCTAGTTCTAATACCATTTTTATTTTAACTACAAATTATATAAATAAGATTTTACCTACAATTAAATCAAGATCTATAATTTTAAAAATTGAAAAACTAAATAAAATAGATTTACAAAAAGAATTTATAGAAAAGGGTTATAGTAAAGAATCTTCTTGATTCTTTTCTAATATTTTTGATGATTATTTTTACTCACAAGATATTTTAGAAGAAAATAGTTTTGATTTAATAAATGAGTTAATTAATAATTTTGAAAAAAGTTTTAAAAATAAAAATTTTTTGTATGCTTTTTTAGCTAAATATTCAAAAAAAGATTCTTTTAAAAAGTTGAAGATTCTTCTCTTATCTTTAAGATTTATAATAACATGAAAGTTTAATTTTTTTAATGAAACAACATTTTATTTTAAAGGTTTTAAAAGCAAATTATTAAAAGCAAATATTGACTATTTTTCCTTTTTTAAAGCATTAGACAAATATTTAAGCATTGAAAATAATAACTTTAACTATTTTCTTCAAGTTGAAAATTTATTTATAGAATTAATGGAGTCATATGGCTAA
- a CDS encoding YbaB/EbfC family nucleoid-associated protein — protein sequence MDQNMIRKLQKMQEEIQQKSELFMEKEFTLTKQGVTVIAKGSKKIVSIKISDTDLIDPEDPEILEDVLSLVINELFIMIDDEQEEMMPNIPGLGF from the coding sequence ATGGACCAAAATATGATTAGAAAATTGCAAAAAATGCAAGAAGAAATTCAACAAAAATCTGAATTGTTTATGGAAAAAGAATTTACATTAACAAAACAAGGCGTTACAGTAATTGCAAAAGGTAGTAAAAAAATAGTATCAATTAAAATTTCTGATACTGATCTTATTGATCCTGAAGACCCAGAAATATTAGAAGATGTTTTATCATTAGTTATTAATGAATTATTCATAATGATTGATGATGAACAAGAAGAAATGATGCCAAATATACCTGGCCTTGGTTTTTAA
- a CDS encoding MHJ_0274 family protein: protein MGQSGVMGNTAMWIVLAVLIVLLVAIFTYSVIKDKIKKRKRAKEEKLFKEKSLEQAKLIFIQLDALKTVNDKYLDEFEVSIGKFKMMQLLRTATKYLDTIQNNEDFKDYVINSKDNENKVLKIFLNFYQNKSNNWSKTCVDSLKEINKFKKEISEYEYNELFNDFKIKIDEFYKKELYEEVEPTK from the coding sequence ATGGGACAATCAGGTGTAATGGGTAATACAGCAATGTGAATAGTTTTAGCTGTGTTAATTGTATTATTAGTTGCTATTTTTACATATTCTGTTATTAAAGACAAAATTAAAAAAAGAAAACGTGCAAAAGAAGAAAAGTTATTTAAAGAAAAAAGTCTTGAACAAGCAAAACTCATTTTCATTCAACTTGATGCTTTAAAAACAGTTAATGATAAATACTTAGATGAGTTTGAAGTTTCTATTGGCAAATTTAAAATGATGCAACTTTTAAGAACAGCTACTAAATATTTAGATACTATTCAAAACAACGAAGATTTTAAGGATTATGTTATAAATAGCAAAGATAACGAAAATAAAGTTTTAAAAATATTTTTAAACTTTTATCAAAATAAATCAAATAATTGATCTAAGACTTGTGTTGATTCTTTAAAAGAAATAAATAAATTTAAAAAAGAAATTTCAGAATATGAATACAATGAGTTATTTAATGATTTTAAAATAAAAATAGATGAGTTTTACAAAAAGGAATTATATGAAGAAGTTGAACCTACCAAATAG
- a CDS encoding Cof-type HAD-IIB family hydrolase, whose protein sequence is MKIKRIVFSDLDGTVYGYPDKNINPNVIKSVNDAIKNDDITFILNTGNPPLDKVKKIANELNASYIIFSGGSVIYDNKIKEIAHVDEIPLEIVKKVIKLLENNIAEVIVFAKNNYYITNKHHNTVSCAIDFFEYDNFLDTKELIDDNVFKIEIYINESTPEKVDNVNKILLENKIDLNIVNLKTHLEITPNNINKGTAIKKMCELLDVDINYVMSIGDSYNDASMFEVTKFSYVMDNAIQPVKKLANFYTSSVEQNGLGEAIIDYVFRTKFDIEKQNKEEMLKKWEIKKRRDAFYRNLAEKNKK, encoded by the coding sequence ATGAAAATTAAAAGAATAGTTTTTTCAGATTTAGATGGAACAGTTTATGGATATCCAGATAAAAATATTAATCCTAATGTTATAAAATCTGTTAATGATGCTATAAAAAATGATGATATAACTTTTATTTTAAATACTGGCAATCCACCTCTTGATAAGGTTAAAAAGATTGCGAATGAGTTAAATGCTAGCTACATTATTTTTAGCGGTGGTAGTGTTATATATGACAACAAAATAAAAGAAATTGCACATGTAGATGAAATACCTTTAGAAATTGTAAAAAAAGTAATTAAATTATTAGAGAATAATATTGCTGAAGTTATTGTTTTTGCTAAAAACAATTATTATATAACTAATAAGCATCATAACACTGTTTCTTGCGCAATTGACTTTTTTGAGTATGATAATTTTTTAGATACAAAAGAATTAATTGACGATAACGTCTTCAAAATAGAAATTTACATAAATGAAAGCACACCAGAAAAAGTTGATAATGTTAATAAAATTTTATTAGAAAATAAAATTGATTTAAATATAGTTAATTTAAAAACACATTTAGAAATAACACCTAATAATATTAACAAAGGAACAGCTATAAAAAAAATGTGCGAACTTTTAGACGTTGATATTAATTATGTAATGTCTATTGGAGACAGTTATAATGATGCAAGCATGTTTGAAGTTACTAAATTTTCTTATGTCATGGATAATGCTATCCAACCTGTTAAAAAATTAGCAAATTTTTACACTTCTTCTGTAGAACAAAATGGTTTAGGTGAAGCTATAATAGATTATGTTTTTAGAACTAAATTTGATATCGAAAAACAAAATAAAGAAGAAATGCTAAAAAAGTGAGAAATAAAAAAAAGAAGAGATGCTTTTTATAGAAATCTTGCTGAAAAAAATAAAAAATAA